One segment of Pleomorphomonas sp. PLEO DNA contains the following:
- the add gene encoding adenosine deaminase, whose translation MTEPTAVPSAPKAELHVHLEAGATPDLVRRNAARYGVDVSRLFDDDGRYLWTDFSAFLIAYDLAASVFRTPEDFAEIAEVYQLQAAAAGSIYTEFFVSPDFGERSGLGYRSYLDGIVEGLRRAEAATGIVGRVIPLVERHYGPDRGVEAARMAVNNLVPEVVGFGMAGEERLHAPHEFVSAFEIAAEAGLPLTCHAGEWCSWEGVAATLDAIPVRRIGHGVRAIESPDLVRRIAEEGIHLEVCPVSNVTLGVYPDYARHPLLALRAAGVRHSLNTDDPPFFWTSVGHEYRVAREAFGLTDAELAAVTRIAIEDAFCDEVTKARLLARL comes from the coding sequence ATGACCGAACCGACCGCCGTGCCTTCGGCACCGAAGGCCGAACTGCACGTTCATCTTGAGGCCGGTGCCACGCCCGACCTCGTCCGCCGCAACGCTGCCCGCTACGGGGTGGACGTGTCGCGCCTGTTCGACGACGACGGGCGCTACCTCTGGACGGACTTCTCGGCCTTCCTCATTGCCTATGATCTCGCCGCTTCGGTCTTTCGCACGCCCGAGGATTTCGCCGAGATCGCCGAGGTCTACCAGTTGCAGGCCGCCGCGGCCGGCTCGATCTACACCGAATTCTTCGTGTCGCCCGACTTTGGCGAACGCTCAGGTCTCGGCTATCGCAGCTATCTCGATGGCATCGTCGAGGGGCTGCGCCGAGCCGAAGCTGCGACGGGCATCGTCGGTCGGGTGATCCCGCTCGTCGAGCGTCACTATGGCCCCGATCGCGGTGTCGAGGCGGCGCGGATGGCGGTCAACAATCTCGTGCCGGAGGTCGTGGGTTTCGGCATGGCCGGCGAAGAGCGTCTCCATGCGCCGCATGAGTTTGTTTCTGCTTTCGAAATTGCCGCCGAGGCGGGCCTGCCGCTGACCTGCCATGCCGGCGAATGGTGTTCCTGGGAGGGTGTCGCGGCGACGCTCGACGCCATCCCCGTAAGGCGTATTGGCCATGGTGTGCGGGCTATCGAGAGCCCCGACCTCGTGCGCCGCATCGCCGAGGAGGGGATTCACCTCGAGGTGTGTCCGGTCTCCAATGTCACGCTCGGCGTCTATCCCGACTACGCCCGCCATCCGCTGCTGGCACTCAGGGCGGCCGGAGTGCGCCACTCGCTCAATACCGACGATCCGCCGTTCTTCTGGACGTCGGTCGGCCACGAATACCGGGTGGCGCGTGAGGCTTTCGGGCTGACCGATGCCGAGCTGGCAGCCGTGACACGGATCGCGATCGAGGATGCCTTTTGCGACGAGGTAACCAAAGCGCGACTTCTTGCCCGGTTGTGA
- a CDS encoding phosphopentomutase, whose protein sequence is MKRAIIIVLDSFGIGGAPDAARFGDEGADTFGHIAAECAAGRGDREGLRSGPLSLPNLERLGLGLAAELATGQKPAGFSRMVAEGRYAAPAEVSSGKDTPSGHWEIAGVPVPFEWGYFPPEPPSFPAELIEAYVRATGVPGILGNCHASGTEVIARFGEEHIRTGKPIVYTSADSVMQIAAHETHFGLEKLLADCEIARKLVDAYRVGRVIARPFIGETKDTFKRTANRRDYAVPPPEPTLLTRVEAAGGKVYGIGKIGDIFAHQNITITRKGKSNDGNLDLGIAALGEAGAGDLVFVNLVDFDTEYGHRRDVAGYAACLEDFDRRLPEVEAAMGDGDMLLITADHGCDPTWRGSDHTRERVPALFAGPHVPSGPAGRPDTFADMAETVAAWLSLAPGRHGRSLV, encoded by the coding sequence ATGAAACGGGCCATCATCATTGTGCTCGACAGCTTCGGCATCGGCGGCGCGCCGGATGCCGCCCGGTTCGGTGACGAGGGGGCCGACACATTCGGCCACATCGCGGCCGAATGCGCGGCCGGACGGGGCGATCGAGAGGGGCTGCGATCGGGGCCACTTTCACTTCCCAATCTTGAGCGCTTGGGCCTCGGGCTTGCCGCCGAACTTGCGACTGGCCAGAAGCCGGCCGGCTTTTCCCGCATGGTCGCGGAGGGGCGCTATGCCGCTCCCGCCGAGGTATCGAGCGGCAAGGATACACCGTCCGGTCACTGGGAGATCGCCGGCGTGCCGGTGCCTTTCGAGTGGGGGTATTTCCCGCCGGAGCCGCCAAGTTTCCCGGCCGAACTGATCGAAGCCTATGTGCGCGCGACCGGTGTACCGGGCATCCTTGGCAACTGCCACGCCTCCGGTACCGAAGTCATCGCCCGCTTTGGCGAGGAGCACATCCGTACCGGCAAGCCGATCGTCTACACCTCGGCTGATTCGGTGATGCAGATTGCCGCTCACGAGACGCATTTCGGCCTCGAAAAGCTGCTCGCCGATTGCGAGATCGCCCGTAAGCTGGTCGACGCCTACCGCGTTGGCCGCGTGATCGCCCGCCCCTTCATTGGCGAGACCAAGGACACCTTCAAGCGGACGGCCAACCGGCGCGACTATGCCGTGCCGCCGCCCGAACCGACGCTGCTGACCCGCGTCGAGGCGGCGGGTGGCAAGGTCTATGGCATCGGCAAGATCGGCGACATCTTCGCCCACCAGAACATCACCATCACCCGCAAGGGCAAGTCCAACGACGGCAATCTCGATCTCGGCATCGCGGCGCTTGGTGAAGCTGGGGCCGGCGATCTCGTCTTCGTCAACCTCGTCGATTTCGACACCGAATACGGTCACCGTCGCGACGTTGCCGGCTATGCCGCCTGTCTCGAAGACTTCGACCGGCGCCTGCCCGAAGTGGAGGCGGCGATGGGCGATGGTGACATGCTGCTGATCACCGCCGACCACGGTTGCGATCCGACTTGGCGCGGCAGCGACCACACTCGCGAGCGCGTGCCGGCGCTGTTCGCCGGTCCGCACGTGCCATCCGGCCCGGCTGGACGTCCCGATACCTTTGCCGACATGGCCGAGACCGTTGCCGCCTGGCTCAGCCTTGCGCCCGGCCGGCACGGCCGCTCTCTAGTGTGA